A single window of Carassius auratus strain Wakin chromosome 9, ASM336829v1, whole genome shotgun sequence DNA harbors:
- the LOC113108283 gene encoding cilia- and flagella-associated protein 251-like isoform X2, with amino-acid sequence MELALEKAKEEQEEWEQQMELAMEKARDEQEERDQQAELELEKWKDEQEELSEQMGLAMELAIEKARDEQEERGKQMELALELAMEKARDEQEEWGKQMELALEKWKDEQEERDQQAELALEKWKDEQEERDQQAELALEKWKDEQEELSEQMGLSLELEMENAREEQEEWEQQM; translated from the exons ATGGAGTTGGCACTGGAGAAGGCTAAAGAAGAGCAAGAGGAGTGGGAACAACAAATGGAGTTAGCGATGGAAAAAGCCAGAGACGAGCAAGAGGAGAGGGACCAACAAGCAGAGTTAGAGCTGGAAAAGTGGAAAGATGAGCAAGAGGAGTTGTCAGAACAAATGGGGTTAGCAATGGAGTTAGCGATAGAAAAAGCCAGAG ATGAGCAAGAGGAGAGGGGAAAACAAATGGAGTTGGCACTGGAGTTAGCCATGGAAAAAGCCAGAGATGAGCAAGAGGAGTGGGGAAAACAAATGGAGTTGGCACTGGAAAAGTGGAAAGATGAGCAAGAGGAGAGGGACCAACAAGCGGAGTTAGCACTGGAAAAGTGGAAAGATGAGCAAGAGGAGAGGGACCAACAAGCGGAGTTAGCACTGGAAAAGTGGAAAGATGAGCAAGAGGAGCTGTCAGAACAAATGGGGTTATCACTGGAGTTAGAGATGGAAAATGCAAGAGAGGAGCAAGAGGAGTGGGAACAACAAATGTAG
- the LOC113108282 gene encoding actin-related protein 2/3 complex subunit 2: MILLEINNRIIEETLTLKFESASNGNKPEAVEVTIADFDGVLYHISNPNGDKTKVMVSINLKFFKELQEHGADELLKRVYGDLLVAPENGYNISLLFDLEALPPNKEEMIHQAGILKRNCFASVFEKYFKFQEEGREGEKRAVVHYRDDESMYIEAKKDRVTVVFSTVFKDDDDVIIGKVFMQEFKEGRRASHTAPQVLFSHREPPLELKDTDATVGDNIGYITFVLFPRHTNANTRDNTINLIHTFRDYLHYHIKCSKAYIHTRMRAKTSDFLKVLNRARPDAEKKEMKTMSGKTFSR; encoded by the exons aTGATTTTGTTGGAAATCAACAATCGGATCATAGAGGAGACTCTCACTCTGAAATTCGAAAGCGCGAGCAACGG gaaCAAGCCTGAAGCAGTAGAAGTTACGATTGCAG ACTTTGATGGTGTGCTTTACCACATCTCCAACCCCAATGGAGACAAAACTAAAGTAATGGTCAGCATCAATCTCAAGTTCTTCAAGGAGCTTCAGGAGCACGGCGCTGATGAG TTGCTGAAGCGTGTTTATGGAGATTTACTTGTAGCACCAGAAAATG GGTACAATATTTCGCTTCTCTTTGACCTGGAGGCTCTTCCACCCAACAAAGAGGAGATGATCCACCAGGCAGGCATCCTCAAGAGAAACTGCTTCGCTTCTGTCTTCGAGAAGTACTTCAAGTTCCAGGAGGAGGGTCGTGAGGGAGAAAAAAGGGCTGTTGTCCATTACAGGGATGACGAGTCTAT GTATATCGAGGCTAAGAAAGACAGAGTCACTGTTGTGTTCAGCACAGTGTTCAAGGATGACGACGACGTCATCATCGGGAAAGTGTTCATGCAG GAGTTTAAGGAGGGCAGGAGGGCCAGTCACACGGCTCCTCAGGTGCTGTTCAGTCACAGAGAACCTCCTCTGGAGCTGAAGGACACTGACGCCACAGTGGGAGACAACATCGGCTATATCACTTTTG TGCTGTTTCCTCGACACACCAACGCCAACACCAGAGACAACACCATCAACCTCATCCACACCTTCCGGGACTATCTGCATTACCACATAAAGTGCTCCAAG GCTTACATTCACACTCGTATGAGAGCCAAGACCTCGGACTTCCTCAAGGTACTCAACCGTGCTCGTCCCGATGCGGAGAAGAAAGAGATGAAAACGATGTC GGGCAAGACCTTCTCCCGTTAA
- the LOC113108279 gene encoding keratin, type I cytoskeletal 18 isoform X3: MSFKSPSRSFSSSSLSSSMGSRSGLFGAISPATIGNLANTLRPFVQINSSNFPQVDDKETMKGLNDRLAGYLSNVRILEDSNNQLEEQIKEALMRKGAESGRDWSAYEKIVNDLRNQIQEMTMDNARLFLQIDNARLAADDFKVKFESEQSMRQGVEQDLARLRKMLDDTYMGRMQLEGQIESMREELAFLKKSHEEDVANLTNQINDSQVNVQMQTKNSADLNETIDNIRSQYERAVQKSREETEAWYKNKFDSIAAEVTQNTEALQAGKTELNELRRTKQSLEIDLQALHNMIRSLEDSLRETETRYAHEVNGYNSRIMQLEGELGQMRAQLERQAAEYDALLNIKSKLEAEIATYHRLLEGVVDDKEDKNREEFTLEQALYTAPPPHCGLRRDIINEPEIVVREMVSQRELEQNHNDLVVTWEDQELTEQLELAVEETKAEEEELAEQLELAVETVKAEEEKVVEHLELAVETVKAEEQDLAEHLELAVETVKAEEEKVVEHLELAVETVKAEEQDLAEHLELAVETVKAEEEKVVEHLELAVETVKAEEQDLAEHLELAVETVKAEEQELAEQLELAVETVNAEEEKVEEQLELAVETVKAKEQELAEHLESAVETVKAEVKELAEQQELAVEKLKVEEELTKLPLAKEVELVED, translated from the exons ATGTCGTTCAAGAGCCCTTCCAGGAGTTTCTCCAGCTCAAGTCTTTCTAGCAGCATGGGGTCAAGGAGCGGTCTGTTTGGGGCCATTTCCCCAGCCACTATAGGGAATCTGGCAAACACACTGCGTCCGTTCGTGCAGATCAACAGCAGCAATTTTCCCCAAGTTGATGATAAAGAGACCATGAAGGGTCTGAACGACCGTCTGGCGGGGTATCTGTCAAACGTACGAATCCTGGAGGACTCCAACAATCAACTGGAGGAGCAAATCAAAGAGGCTCTGATGAGGAAAGGAGCTGAGAGCGGCAGAGACTGGAGCGCCTATGAGAAGATCGTTAATGATCTGAGAAACCAG ATCCAGGAAATGACTATGGACAATGCCAGACTTTTCCTGCAGATAGACAATGCGAGGCTTGCTGCTGACGATTTCAAAGTCAA GTTTGAGTCCGAGCAGTCCATGCGGCAAGGGGTGGAGCAGGATCTGGCACGGCTCCGAAAGATGCTGGACGACACTTACATGGGCCGCATGCAGCTGGAGGGCCAGATCGAGTCTATGAGAGAAGAGCTGGCGTTCCTGAAGAAGAGCCATGAGGAG gatGTTGCCAACCTGACAAACCAGATCAACGACTCCCAAGTCAATGTGCAAATGCAGACTAAAAACAGTGCAGACCTCAACGAGACCATTGATAACATCCGCTCGCAGTACGAGCGAGCCGTGCAGAAGAGCCGCGAGGAAACTGAAGCCTGGTATAAAAACAAA TTTGACAGCATCGCAGCTGAGGTGACTCAGAACACAGAAGCTCTGCAGGCAGGAAAGACAGAGCTGAACGAGCTGCGCAGGACCAAACAATCTCTAGAAATTGACCTGCAGGCTCTGCACAACATG ATTCGATCGCTCGAGGATTCGCTGCGTGAAACGGAGACACGTTACGCTCACGAAGTCAATGGGTACAACTCTCGAATCATGCAGCTGGAGGGAGAGCTGGGACAGATGCGAGCGCAGTTGGAGCGCCAGGCGGCCGAGTACGATGCCCTGCTCAACATCAAGTCCAAACTGGAGGCAGAGATTGCCACCTATCACCGTCTCCTGGAGGGTGTTGTCGATGACAAGGAGGACAAGAACAG AGAGGAATTTACTTTAGAGCAGGCGTTGTATACAG ctcctcctcctcATTGCGGACTTAGGAGAGACATCATCAACGAACCAGAAATAGTGGTCAGAGAAATGGTCTCTCAGAGGGAACTTGAGCAAAATCACAATGACCTGGTTGTTACTTGGGAGGATCAGGAGTTGACAGAACAACTGGAGCTAGCAGTGGAAGAGACAAAAGCAGAGGAAGAGGAATTAGCAGAACAACTGGAGTTAGCGGTGGAAACGGTGAAAGCAGAG GAAGAGAAAGTAGTAGAACATCTAGAGTTAGCGGTGGAAACGGTGAAAGCAGAGGAACAGGATTTAGCAGAACATCTAGAGTTAGCGGTGGAAACGGTGAAAGCAGAGGAAGAGAAAGTAGTAGAACATCTAGAGTTAGCGGTGGAAACGGTGAAAGCAGAGGAACAGGATTTAGCAGAACATCTAGAGTTAGCGGTGGAAACGGTGAAAGCAGAGGAAGAGAAAGTAGTAGAACATCTAGAGTTAGCGGTGGAAACGGTGAAAGCAGAGGAACAGGATTTAGCAGAACATCTAGAGTTAGCGGTGGAAACGGTGAAAGCAGAGGAACAGGAATTAGCAGAACAACTAGAGTTAGCGGTGGAAACGGTGAatgcagaggaagagaaagtAGAAGAACAACTGGAGTTAGCAGTAGAAACGGTGAAAGCAAAGGAACAGGAATTAGCAGAACATCTAGAGTCAGCGGTGGAAACGGTGAAAGCAGAGGTAAAGGAATTAGCAGAACAACAGGAGTTAGCGGTAGAAAAGTTAAAAGTAGAGGAAGAGTTAACAAAACTGCCGTTAGCAAAGGAAGTTGAGTTAGTGGAGGACTAA
- the LOC113108283 gene encoding cilia- and flagella-associated protein 251-like isoform X1, whose protein sequence is MELALEKAKEEQEEWEQQMELAMEKARDEQEERDQQAELELEKWKDEQEELSEQMGLAMELAIEKARDEQEEWGKQMELALELAMEKARDEQEEWGKQMELALEKWKDEQEERDQQAELALEKWKDEQEERDQQAELALEKWKDEQEELSEQMGLSLELEMENAREEQEEWEQQM, encoded by the exons ATGGAGTTGGCACTGGAGAAGGCTAAAGAAGAGCAAGAGGAGTGGGAACAACAAATGGAGTTAGCGATGGAAAAAGCCAGAGACGAGCAAGAGGAGAGGGACCAACAAGCAGAGTTAGAGCTGGAAAAGTGGAAAGATGAGCAAGAGGAGTTGTCAGAACAAATGGGGTTAGCAATGGAGTTAGCGATAGAAAAAGCCAGAGATGAGCAAGAGGAGTGGGGAAAACAA ATGGAGTTGGCACTGGAGTTAGCCATGGAAAAAGCCAGAGATGAGCAAGAGGAGTGGGGAAAACAAATGGAGTTGGCACTGGAAAAGTGGAAAGATGAGCAAGAGGAGAGGGACCAACAAGCGGAGTTAGCACTGGAAAAGTGGAAAGATGAGCAAGAGGAGAGGGACCAACAAGCGGAGTTAGCACTGGAAAAGTGGAAAGATGAGCAAGAGGAGCTGTCAGAACAAATGGGGTTATCACTGGAGTTAGAGATGGAAAATGCAAGAGAGGAGCAAGAGGAGTGGGAACAACAAATGTAG
- the LOC113108279 gene encoding keratin, type I cytoskeletal 18 isoform X1: MSFKSPSRSFSSSSLSSSMGSRSGLFGAISPATIGNLANTLRPFVQINSSNFPQVDDKETMKGLNDRLAGYLSNVRILEDSNNQLEEQIKEALMRKGAESGRDWSAYEKIVNDLRNQIQEMTMDNARLFLQIDNARLAADDFKVKFESEQSMRQGVEQDLARLRKMLDDTYMGRMQLEGQIESMREELAFLKKSHEEDVANLTNQINDSQVNVQMQTKNSADLNETIDNIRSQYERAVQKSREETEAWYKNKFDSIAAEVTQNTEALQAGKTELNELRRTKQSLEIDLQALHNMIRSLEDSLRETETRYAHEVNGYNSRIMQLEGELGQMRAQLERQAAEYDALLNIKSKLEAEIATYHRLLEGVVDDKEDKNREEFTLEQALYTAPPPHCGLRRDIINEPEIVVREMVSQRELEQNHNDLVVTWEDQELTEQLELAVEETKAEEEELAEQLELAVETVKAEEQDLAEHLELAVETVKAEEEKVVEHLELAVETVKAEEQDLAEHLELAVETVKAEEEKVVEHLELAVETVKAEEQDLAEHLELAVETVKAEEEKVVEHLELAVETVKAEEQDLAEHLELAVETVKAEEQELAEQLELAVETVNAEEEKVEEQLELAVETVKAKEQELAEHLESAVETVKAEVKELAEQQELAVEKLKVEEELTKLPLAKEVELVED, from the exons ATGTCGTTCAAGAGCCCTTCCAGGAGTTTCTCCAGCTCAAGTCTTTCTAGCAGCATGGGGTCAAGGAGCGGTCTGTTTGGGGCCATTTCCCCAGCCACTATAGGGAATCTGGCAAACACACTGCGTCCGTTCGTGCAGATCAACAGCAGCAATTTTCCCCAAGTTGATGATAAAGAGACCATGAAGGGTCTGAACGACCGTCTGGCGGGGTATCTGTCAAACGTACGAATCCTGGAGGACTCCAACAATCAACTGGAGGAGCAAATCAAAGAGGCTCTGATGAGGAAAGGAGCTGAGAGCGGCAGAGACTGGAGCGCCTATGAGAAGATCGTTAATGATCTGAGAAACCAG ATCCAGGAAATGACTATGGACAATGCCAGACTTTTCCTGCAGATAGACAATGCGAGGCTTGCTGCTGACGATTTCAAAGTCAA GTTTGAGTCCGAGCAGTCCATGCGGCAAGGGGTGGAGCAGGATCTGGCACGGCTCCGAAAGATGCTGGACGACACTTACATGGGCCGCATGCAGCTGGAGGGCCAGATCGAGTCTATGAGAGAAGAGCTGGCGTTCCTGAAGAAGAGCCATGAGGAG gatGTTGCCAACCTGACAAACCAGATCAACGACTCCCAAGTCAATGTGCAAATGCAGACTAAAAACAGTGCAGACCTCAACGAGACCATTGATAACATCCGCTCGCAGTACGAGCGAGCCGTGCAGAAGAGCCGCGAGGAAACTGAAGCCTGGTATAAAAACAAA TTTGACAGCATCGCAGCTGAGGTGACTCAGAACACAGAAGCTCTGCAGGCAGGAAAGACAGAGCTGAACGAGCTGCGCAGGACCAAACAATCTCTAGAAATTGACCTGCAGGCTCTGCACAACATG ATTCGATCGCTCGAGGATTCGCTGCGTGAAACGGAGACACGTTACGCTCACGAAGTCAATGGGTACAACTCTCGAATCATGCAGCTGGAGGGAGAGCTGGGACAGATGCGAGCGCAGTTGGAGCGCCAGGCGGCCGAGTACGATGCCCTGCTCAACATCAAGTCCAAACTGGAGGCAGAGATTGCCACCTATCACCGTCTCCTGGAGGGTGTTGTCGATGACAAGGAGGACAAGAACAG AGAGGAATTTACTTTAGAGCAGGCGTTGTATACAG ctcctcctcctcATTGCGGACTTAGGAGAGACATCATCAACGAACCAGAAATAGTGGTCAGAGAAATGGTCTCTCAGAGGGAACTTGAGCAAAATCACAATGACCTGGTTGTTACTTGGGAGGATCAGGAGTTGACAGAACAACTGGAGCTAGCAGTGGAAGAGACAAAAGCAGAGGAAGAGGAATTAGCAGAACAACTGGAGTTAGCGGTGGAAACGGTGAAAGCAGAGGAACAGGATTTAGCAGAACATCTAGAGTTAGCGGTGGAAACGGTGAAAGCAGAGGAAGAGAAAGTAGTAGAACATCTAGAGTTAGCGGTGGAAACGGTGAAAGCAGAGGAACAGGATTTAGCAGAACATCTAGAGTTAGCGGTGGAAACGGTGAAAGCAGAGGAAGAGAAAGTAGTAGAACATCTAGAGTTAGCGGTGGAAACGGTGAAAGCAGAGGAACAGGATTTAGCAGAACATCTAGAGTTAGCGGTGGAAACGGTGAAAGCAGAGGAAGAGAAAGTAGTAGAACATCTAGAGTTAGCGGTGGAAACGGTGAAAGCAGAGGAACAGGATTTAGCAGAACATCTAGAGTTAGCGGTGGAAACGGTGAAAGCAGAGGAACAGGAATTAGCAGAACAACTAGAGTTAGCGGTGGAAACGGTGAatgcagaggaagagaaagtAGAAGAACAACTGGAGTTAGCAGTAGAAACGGTGAAAGCAAAGGAACAGGAATTAGCAGAACATCTAGAGTCAGCGGTGGAAACGGTGAAAGCAGAGGTAAAGGAATTAGCAGAACAACAGGAGTTAGCGGTAGAAAAGTTAAAAGTAGAGGAAGAGTTAACAAAACTGCCGTTAGCAAAGGAAGTTGAGTTAGTGGAGGACTAA
- the LOC113108279 gene encoding keratin, type I cytoskeletal 18 isoform X2 — translation MSFKSPSRSFSSSSLSSSMGSRSGLFGAISPATIGNLANTLRPFVQINSSNFPQVDDKETMKGLNDRLAGYLSNVRILEDSNNQLEEQIKEALMRKGAESGRDWSAYEKIVNDLRNQIQEMTMDNARLFLQIDNARLAADDFKVKFESEQSMRQGVEQDLARLRKMLDDTYMGRMQLEGQIESMREELAFLKKSHEEDVANLTNQINDSQVNVQMQTKNSADLNETIDNIRSQYERAVQKSREETEAWYKNKFDSIAAEVTQNTEALQAGKTELNELRRTKQSLEIDLQALHNMIRSLEDSLRETETRYAHEVNGYNSRIMQLEGELGQMRAQLERQAAEYDALLNIKSKLEAEIATYHRLLEGVVDDKEDKNREEFTLEQALYTAPPPHCGLRRDIINEPEIVVREMVSQRELEQNHNDLVVTWEDQELTEQLELAVEETKAEEEELAEQLELAVETVKAEEQDLAEHLELAVETVKAEEEKVVEHLELAVETVKAEEQDLAEHLELAVETVKAEEEKVVEHLELAVETVKAEEQDLAEHLELAVETVKAEEEKVVEHLELAVETVKAEEQDLAEHLELAVETVKAEEQELAEQLELAVETVNAEEEKVEEQLELAVETVKAKEQELAEHLELAVEKLKVEEELTKLPLAKEVELVED, via the exons ATGTCGTTCAAGAGCCCTTCCAGGAGTTTCTCCAGCTCAAGTCTTTCTAGCAGCATGGGGTCAAGGAGCGGTCTGTTTGGGGCCATTTCCCCAGCCACTATAGGGAATCTGGCAAACACACTGCGTCCGTTCGTGCAGATCAACAGCAGCAATTTTCCCCAAGTTGATGATAAAGAGACCATGAAGGGTCTGAACGACCGTCTGGCGGGGTATCTGTCAAACGTACGAATCCTGGAGGACTCCAACAATCAACTGGAGGAGCAAATCAAAGAGGCTCTGATGAGGAAAGGAGCTGAGAGCGGCAGAGACTGGAGCGCCTATGAGAAGATCGTTAATGATCTGAGAAACCAG ATCCAGGAAATGACTATGGACAATGCCAGACTTTTCCTGCAGATAGACAATGCGAGGCTTGCTGCTGACGATTTCAAAGTCAA GTTTGAGTCCGAGCAGTCCATGCGGCAAGGGGTGGAGCAGGATCTGGCACGGCTCCGAAAGATGCTGGACGACACTTACATGGGCCGCATGCAGCTGGAGGGCCAGATCGAGTCTATGAGAGAAGAGCTGGCGTTCCTGAAGAAGAGCCATGAGGAG gatGTTGCCAACCTGACAAACCAGATCAACGACTCCCAAGTCAATGTGCAAATGCAGACTAAAAACAGTGCAGACCTCAACGAGACCATTGATAACATCCGCTCGCAGTACGAGCGAGCCGTGCAGAAGAGCCGCGAGGAAACTGAAGCCTGGTATAAAAACAAA TTTGACAGCATCGCAGCTGAGGTGACTCAGAACACAGAAGCTCTGCAGGCAGGAAAGACAGAGCTGAACGAGCTGCGCAGGACCAAACAATCTCTAGAAATTGACCTGCAGGCTCTGCACAACATG ATTCGATCGCTCGAGGATTCGCTGCGTGAAACGGAGACACGTTACGCTCACGAAGTCAATGGGTACAACTCTCGAATCATGCAGCTGGAGGGAGAGCTGGGACAGATGCGAGCGCAGTTGGAGCGCCAGGCGGCCGAGTACGATGCCCTGCTCAACATCAAGTCCAAACTGGAGGCAGAGATTGCCACCTATCACCGTCTCCTGGAGGGTGTTGTCGATGACAAGGAGGACAAGAACAG AGAGGAATTTACTTTAGAGCAGGCGTTGTATACAG ctcctcctcctcATTGCGGACTTAGGAGAGACATCATCAACGAACCAGAAATAGTGGTCAGAGAAATGGTCTCTCAGAGGGAACTTGAGCAAAATCACAATGACCTGGTTGTTACTTGGGAGGATCAGGAGTTGACAGAACAACTGGAGCTAGCAGTGGAAGAGACAAAAGCAGAGGAAGAGGAATTAGCAGAACAACTGGAGTTAGCGGTGGAAACGGTGAAAGCAGAGGAACAGGATTTAGCAGAACATCTAGAGTTAGCGGTGGAAACGGTGAAAGCAGAGGAAGAGAAAGTAGTAGAACATCTAGAGTTAGCGGTGGAAACGGTGAAAGCAGAGGAACAGGATTTAGCAGAACATCTAGAGTTAGCGGTGGAAACGGTGAAAGCAGAGGAAGAGAAAGTAGTAGAACATCTAGAGTTAGCGGTGGAAACGGTGAAAGCAGAGGAACAGGATTTAGCAGAACATCTAGAGTTAGCGGTGGAAACGGTGAAAGCAGAGGAAGAGAAAGTAGTAGAACATCTAGAGTTAGCGGTGGAAACGGTGAAAGCAGAGGAACAGGATTTAGCAGAACATCTAGAGTTAGCGGTGGAAACGGTGAAAGCAGAGGAACAGGAATTAGCAGAACAACTAGAGTTAGCGGTGGAAACGGTGAatgcagaggaagagaaagtAGAAGAACAACTGGAGTTAGCAGTAGAAACGGTGAAAGCAAAGGAACAGGAATTAGCAGAACATCTA GAGTTAGCGGTAGAAAAGTTAAAAGTAGAGGAAGAGTTAACAAAACTGCCGTTAGCAAAGGAAGTTGAGTTAGTGGAGGACTAA
- the LOC113108281 gene encoding G-protein coupled bile acid receptor 1-like has protein sequence MDPLDKLSREKLIFYLTVPLSTIIIFSNLFIIIGIACNRQLHNTPNYFFLSLLVADLCTGIALPFIPRMTLDRQLDFKHCLVMYIFPNFLFLSFLFNLVMVHYERYLCIVSPLHHSQFWVHRCFPLALLTVWLPPLLYASLPAFGWNNWVEPNPNKRSDSNETFLRSTTSQNSTKEDEACSYKQVFPKAFIYLEVCGLVLPAMLSIVAMMGRVLWIARKQLQDICKLQRAVDRLQQQQPSDHEQQLNLRYAKCVAAVSLTFLVCWVPYIIYQLMSVTALQTGVSLQSSYLYIIMSCTGIGSMAIIPLILGLANKQYTEPISRLMLKLRNRWRGGRNNRDVIEQDV, from the coding sequence ATGGATCCGCTCGACAAGCTGAGCAGAGAGAAGTTGATCTTCTATCTGACAGTGCCGCTGTCAACGATCATCATCTTCTCCAACCTCTTCATCATCATAGGCATCGCCTGCAACCGTCAGCTGCACAACACCCCAAATTACTTCTTCTTGAGCCTGCTAGTGGCCGACTTGTGCACTGGCATCGCCCTGCCCTTCATTCCCCGCATGACGCTCGACCGGCAGCTGGATTTCAAGCACTGCTTGGTGATGTACATCTTCCCCAACTTTCTGTTCCTGTCGTTCCTCTTCAATCTGGTGATGGTGCATTATGAACGCTACCTGTGCATCGTCAGCCCACTCCACCACAGCCAGTTCTGGGTTCACCGCTGCTTCCCATTGGCTTTGTTGACAGTTTGGCTCCCACCTTTGCTGTATGCATCACTTCCCGCCTTTGGATGGAATAATTGGGTGGAACCCAATCCCAACAAGCGCTCCGACTCAAACGAGACGTTCTTGAGATCAACCACGTCTCAAAACTCCACCAAAGAGGATGAGGCTTGCTCCTACAAACAGGTTTTTCCCAAGGCTTTCATTTATTTGGAAGTGTGCGGACTGGTGCTTCCGGCCATGCTGTCCATTGTAGCCATGATGGGGCGAGTGTTGTGGATCGCGCGCAAACAGCTGCAGGACATCTGTAAGCTTCAGCGTGCTGTGGACCGtctccagcagcagcagcctTCGGATCACGAGCAGCAGCTTAACCTGCGCTATGCCAAATGCGTGGCTGCCGTGTCCCTCACCTTCCTGGTCTGCTGGGTGCCATACATCATCTACCAGCTCATGTCCGTGACAGCGCTGCAGACCGGGGTGAGCTTGCAGAGCTCTTATCTGTACATCATCATGTCCTGTACGGGAATCGGGAGCATGGCCATCATTCCGCTCATACTGGGACTGGCCAACAAGCAGTACACCGAACCCATCAGCAGGCTGATGCTTAAACTGAGAAACCGCTGGAGAGGAGGACGGAATAACAGAGATGTTATTGAACAGGATGTTTGA